The genomic region CCATTACATTATTGATGCATGAAATTAATTTACACCTTTGTACACCGTGCAGAAATCATTATCTTTggattttattttgaaagagaGTAAAAATATAGGCGAATCCTACAATACTTCTCACAAATTTAGATCAATCATAACTAATATACATTAAAAGAATATAAGCTATATTTTGTCTGTGttatgaattcataataaattgtaCACGTTTTTAATAGTAGGCCTACCGTAAATTGATTActtgaaaatagtataatattattataatagtcaATTTTATACGgctattatattatagtgaagatttggaaagtcgcacataacctttatttggacaatttattttatgaaattgggatgaaaaaagttttggactgtagtctgtttctttgtccttaagctgtttgtaaatgataaataaattatagacaATTATAGCAATTATagatatattaattattaagtagaGAAAAAGTTTGGGGTTTATCCTGTTGCTTCTcacccaatcattaatttgatattgtgattgtgggaTGTagttaatagataaataatgttataataatCACATATTAATGATTATGGTAATCTCACCTCAGTTCTTTGTAAGTCGGGAAGATGTCTCTCGCTTAAGATAGGCGTGTGATGGGGCTGAAGGGGGTCCAAAGTAGGAGAAGTAGTGAGGGGCTGGTGAGGGGGAAGCTGGTTCCGGTGCCGGTGCGGGGGTGGGGGTCACTTCCGGTTCCACTTCCGGTTCTGGTTCCGGTTCAGGGCTCCTAGCTGGTGGTCCTGGGTATGTGGCAAACCTGTGAATTATTACAATCTTTTAAGAATTTTCAAGAGTTTATCAAGCACTTGGATTATTGAttaaattcaacatccatagattatcatccatcaacagaattgttcCATTGTAcaagattgaaaaatgaatttcttatttttagaacttgtggctggagctcaaggcttcttattctagtcacgccaaaaactattgtattttaatgatgtatttttatttgtaaaaatatttcttgtatttgacattaaattcattatttattattcagttaATTTTTCTATGAAACGTTCTAATTTTAGAATTAATTATGGCTCAAAGTGAAGAACAATAGCAGTTTTTTATCTTTGTAGTATCTTTTTTGTGATTtagatcaattttattgttgttAGGATATGGCTTTGATGATGGGGAGTCCCATAGGATTTTCCAATTCACCGTCATAACCACAATCTCACTTTACGGAGAACTGTGATAGTTACTCTTGATTTTCAcaagaatttcattttgaaaaagttatgaAAATCTGATACCCATACTTTTCAAAcaagttataataatttgaatcttaGATATAGGAATTGGTATTGAGATGAATGAAGACATATCACAATGGTTAGGGGTTgttggaaaattgaataaatttgaaaatcgatctattcatttatttatcctgATCCCTTCAAAGGCTGAAAGTATTCTAATGATATATTGAAAGATGTTTCTACCTGAGGAAGGGAGCGATAGCTGGAACGGCTGCAGCAAACTTCAAATGCGGGGCTGGTGTGGGGGCAGCTGGAGCAGTTGGAGCTGGAACCACCACTGGAGCTGGATGCTGGGGAGCAGGGTAGTAAAGACGTGGCAGGTTGGCTGGATAACCAAGTTTTGGTGACACTGGAGCATACTCTGGGGCTGGTTTGGGGGCAGGAACGTACTCTGGAGCTGGTACAAAAGCTGGAACGTATTCTGGAGCAGGTTTTGGTGGGGTATAGTATTCTGGAGCATGTTTGGGAGATGGAGCTGGGGAAAAGTATTCAGGTTTTGGAGCTGGAGAATAGTATTCTGGAACAGGTTTTGGAGCTGGGGCTGGAGCATAATACTCAGGTTTAAGAGCTGGGGCATAGTATTCTGGTACAGGTTTTGGTGCTGGGGCATGATATTCTGGAACAGGTTTTGGTGCTGGGGCATAGTATTCTGGAGCGGGTTTTGGAGTGGGTGCTGAAACATAGTACTGCTCTGGAACAGGCTTGATAACtggaacagctgatttatagTATGCTGGAGCATATTCAGGAACCGGTTTAGGAGCAGCAGGTGCATATGCATGAACAAACTCTGGAGCAGGTGTGTATGCT from Nilaparvata lugens isolate BPH chromosome 11, ASM1435652v1, whole genome shotgun sequence harbors:
- the LOC111058992 gene encoding extensin, whose product is MITLLLSSALIVATAQAGLYPIIAHPHVHKTYIAAPHPPEHAPPPPPKPVATSYATVTTTSVKVAHPPPKPSHYATPLHPSTHYATPVVYKYEYAHAKHAPEYVPAPKHAPEYVPAPKPVPEYVPAPKYAAPEPVLAYTPAPKYAAPEPVIAYTPAPKYAAPEPVPAYTPAPEFVHAYAPAAPKPVPEYAPAYYKSAVPVIKPVPEQYYVSAPTPKPAPEYYAPAPKPVPEYHAPAPKPVPEYYAPALKPEYYAPAPAPKPVPEYYSPAPKPEYFSPAPSPKHAPEYYTPPKPAPEYVPAFVPAPEYVPAPKPAPEYAPVSPKLGYPANLPRLYYPAPQHPAPVVVPAPTAPAAPTPAPHLKFAAAVPAIAPFLRFATYPGPPARSPEPEPEPEVEPEVTPTPAPAPEPASPSPAPHYFSYFGPPSAPSHAYLKRETSSRLTKN